The following is a genomic window from Nocardioides thalensis.
CGACGTCACCGACGGCGTCGACCCGCAGCTCGACCACGCGCCTGAACCGGAGCCGCGGTCTCCCCAAGGCGACGGGGCCGGGAGCGACGACACGGATGTCATGTCCTACCGCGACCCGGACGACACCCGACCGTTCGGCGACGTACTGCGCCCCGCGCCGGAGCCGGTGCCGTGACGGCCGACGCGGCCCTGGGCCGGACCGTCCAGGTCACCCTCCCCGACCGCTGGCACCGCCGCGAGCGGCCGGCCCACGGGATCGTGGTGGCGGCCCGGCCGCGCACGGTGCCGGTGAGCGGCTACTGTCCCGAAGTCGTCGTCGCGTGCACCCCGGTGGCCGACGACCTCCGCACCTGGCGCGAGGAGGCGGTGGCGGCACTGTCGGTGCAGCTGCCCGACTTCGCGCTCGAGGAGGCCGACGAGTACCTGCTGGGCGACCACGTCGTGGCCTACCGCCTGTTCGCCCACCGGTTCGGCACGGTCGACGTGCTCAGCGAGCAGTGGGCGTGGCTGGTCGGCGGGCTGGGCGTCACGCTGACGTGCTCGGTCGCCCGCGAGGACTACCCGACGTTCTGCGACCTCTTCGAGGCGGTGGCGGGGACGGTGGAGGTGGTGGGGTGAGCCCGCTGCTTCAGAGCAGCCCGTCGCGGCGGGCGATCGCGGCGGCCTCGGTGCGGCCGGTGGCGCCGAGCTTGCCGAGGATGTTGGAGACGTGCACGCTCACGGTCTTGGTGCTGATGAACAGCTGCTTGCCGATCTCGCCGTTGCTGCGGCCCTCGGCGACGAGGGCGAGGATCTCGCGCTCGCGCGCGGTCAGCTGGGTCGACGCTGCGCCGTTGGCCGAGCGGGCAGGCGCGCTGCCGGGGGTGTGGAGCTGGTCGAGCAGGACCGTCGCGCCGAGCTCACGGGCGACCTCGCGCGCGATGTCGGCCTGCTCACGGGCCGGCCCGGTCTCGCCGACGAGGCGCAGGATGGTGGTGTACGCCGTGCGCAGCTTGGCGAGCTCGGGAACGCTGCCGAAGCGCTCGAACGCGGCGACGGCCTCGGCCCACGCTGCCAGCAGCTCGTCGCGGTCGGGAGCGTCTATGCCGCCCGACCAGCGGACCCGCAGGTGCTCGGCGACGAGCCGCGCCGCCCAGGCCTGGCCCTCCGGGCCCCACTTCGACTTCTTCGCCGCGAAGCGGGTGACGACGGCCTCCCCGTCGGCGCGCAGGGCGTCGGCGCGTGCGACGAGCGCCGCGCGCTCGGCGGCGGGCGCCGACGGGAGGGCCCGGGCGATCGCGTCGAGCGCCTGCGCGGCGAGGCGGACCCGGCCGGGGAACCGCTCGTCCCAGATCTGCGAGAGCACGGCGACGACGCTGTCGTAGACGTCGAGCGCCCGGCCCGCGTCACCGTCGCACGCCGCGACCTCGATCTCGGTGCCGGCGGTGAAGACGGCGACACCGCCCTCGTCGACCCAGACCTTGCGCAGGCGCTGGAGGGCCGGCAGCACGTCGTCGCCGCGGGTGGCCTGGATCGCCAGCCGGATCGGCTCGAGGATCGCGCGGGGGATCAGCGGGCCGACCTCGTCGTCGACGATGCTCACGATCTCGAGGGCGGCGTCCCACTTGCCGCGGGCGTAGTAGACCCAGCCGAGCTGCCACCGCGACTCGATGGAGTACGGCGCCCAGGGCAGGCCTGCCTCGGCGCCACGCTCGACGGCGGAGGTGAACCACCGCTCGGCGCCCTCCCACTGGGCGTCCTCCTGGTAGGACCGGCCCAGCAGGAACCGGCCGCGCAGCTCGGCGCTCAGCGCGCCGGCGGCGACGGCGCGATCGACGGCGTCCTCGAGCGCGCCGCGGAGGGCGTCGCGGTCGCTGCCGTGGACCTGCTTCATCCGCAGGCCGCTCAGGGTGGTGACCACCTCGGAGGCGAGGATCGGCATGCCGATGCGCTCGGCGAGCCCGAGCGCCTCGGTCGCCGCGGCCTCCGCGTCCTCGATGCGCTCGAACCCCGCCAGCACCCGCGCGTGGGTCGCCAGCACCTTGGCGCGCAGCGGGCTCTCGCCGGCCGGCGCGAGCTCGACGGCCTCGGCCGAGAGGGCCGGCAGGTCGAGGGCCGTCTCGGTGCTCATCAGGAT
Proteins encoded in this region:
- a CDS encoding AAA family ATPase, coding for MATHTSRTLVGRDDELAQLAELVGLGEAGRRWAGRPGTVLLSGDAGVGKTRLLIELRDLARAEGWRVFAGHCLDFGESALPYLPFSEVLGRMAADLPELVEGVTRRHPAVAGLQPGQRVRSDSDQVPEPAATERAELFAAMHHALELAAADAPLLLVIEDLHWADPSTRELLGYLFTRSWTNPVAIVASYRSDDLHRRHPLRRQVAEWSRLPSLDRLQLSPLPPDAVRALVAELAPEGLAERRLADIIARADGNAFFVEELVAAGGGDWVPDDLADLLLVRLDHLSEAARQVVRVASVAGRKVTHDLLLAASGMPPADLDAGVRQAVEMNVLVAGSRHYEFRHALLGEAVYDDLLPGERVRLHGQYVAALTSGAGRGTAAELARHARRAMDHDRAVEASIEAGDEAFSVGGPEEAARHYEQALELLENAERAERLGVDRSKLAVKAADALSIGGDAMRAAELLHEHLERLPEGAPEARARLLSSYASILMSTETALDLPALSAEAVELAPAGESPLRAKVLATHARVLAGFERIEDAEAAATEALGLAERIGMPILASEVVTTLSGLRMKQVHGSDRDALRGALEDAVDRAVAAGALSAELRGRFLLGRSYQEDAQWEGAERWFTSAVERGAEAGLPWAPYSIESRWQLGWVYYARGKWDAALEIVSIVDDEVGPLIPRAILEPIRLAIQATRGDDVLPALQRLRKVWVDEGGVAVFTAGTEIEVAACDGDAGRALDVYDSVVAVLSQIWDERFPGRVRLAAQALDAIARALPSAPAAERAALVARADALRADGEAVVTRFAAKKSKWGPEGQAWAARLVAEHLRVRWSGGIDAPDRDELLAAWAEAVAAFERFGSVPELAKLRTAYTTILRLVGETGPAREQADIAREVARELGATVLLDQLHTPGSAPARSANGAASTQLTAREREILALVAEGRSNGEIGKQLFISTKTVSVHVSNILGKLGATGRTEAAAIARRDGLL